The proteins below are encoded in one region of Effusibacillus dendaii:
- a CDS encoding thioredoxin domain-containing protein — MVHIIKKHWFTSIVVLLVLAFIGGIYYWVQWATARPPVNNTAPHFQVMNQAGQTADFFDLSHKVRVVYFFNYESSAAVQDMIHLQQTLKQKGLFGKDVVLVPVPLDKRLSPDLISEYQTTYKADLSGWWFPKGDSAKISSGFGLKLNHSGQIDTQGRDYTIVETDRNNIVRRVINGSFRGNALDVEEGSHGENSLLQDINFLAKE; from the coding sequence ATGGTCCACATCATCAAAAAACACTGGTTTACTTCCATCGTGGTTCTGTTGGTTTTAGCTTTTATCGGAGGGATCTATTATTGGGTTCAGTGGGCGACGGCACGTCCGCCGGTGAATAATACAGCTCCGCATTTTCAGGTAATGAATCAGGCTGGGCAAACGGCCGATTTTTTTGATCTGTCCCATAAGGTGCGGGTCGTGTATTTCTTTAACTATGAATCTTCTGCGGCTGTTCAAGATATGATACATTTGCAGCAAACCTTAAAACAAAAGGGGCTATTCGGCAAAGATGTCGTATTGGTTCCTGTTCCGCTTGATAAACGGCTGTCTCCTGATTTGATCAGCGAATACCAAACAACTTACAAAGCCGATCTTAGCGGCTGGTGGTTCCCAAAGGGAGATTCCGCCAAAATTTCTTCCGGATTCGGCCTCAAACTGAATCATTCCGGTCAAATTGACACACAAGGCAGAGATTATACCATTGTGGAAACGGATCGAAACAATATCGTCCGAAGAGTGATTAACGGCTCTTTTCGAGGCAATGCCCTCGACGTCGAGGAAGGTTCTCATGGTGAAAACAGCTTGCTGCAGGATATTAACTTTTTAGCCAAGGAGTAG